One window of Brachionichthys hirsutus isolate HB-005 chromosome 21, CSIRO-AGI_Bhir_v1, whole genome shotgun sequence genomic DNA carries:
- the cby1 gene encoding protein chibby homolog 1, which yields MEELKRSLKMPLFGSTFSPKKTPPRKSSSLSSLHTLDRSTREVELGLEFGPPNMNIGGQTWRFVDGQWITESGGNTSSRELQRVKKRNTQLEEENNLLKLKIEILVDMLTETTVEYHQMEKEVKDIKSQQHRKK from the exons ATGGAG GAGCTTAAAAGATCATTAAAGATGCCACTCTTTGGAAGCACGTTCAGTCCGAAGAAGACTCCACCTCGgaagtcttcctctctctccagccTTCATACG TTGGATCGCTCCACCAGAGAAGTCGAACTGGGCCTTGAGTTTGGACCTCCTAATATGAACATTGGTGGTCAGACGTGGAGATTTGTAGATGGACAGTGGATAACAG AATCTGGTGGGAACACATCTAGTCGGGAACTTCAAAGAGTTAAGAAAAGAAATacacagctggaggaagagaacAACCTTCTGAAATTAAAGATTGAAATTCTCGTAGATATG TTAACCGAGACGACCGTTGAGTACCaccagatggagaaggaggtaAAAGATATAAAGAGTCAACAGCATCGGAAGAAATAA